One region of Bacillus pumilus genomic DNA includes:
- a CDS encoding DUF523 domain-containing protein, whose translation MIVVSACLAGLKVRYNGSHRLDQRIEELVQEGKAVTVCPELLGGFSTPRPPAEIIGGDGHDVLRGQAAVVNVHGTDVTEMYVKGAKTALEQVQSLKATAVVLKEYSPSCGSRMIYQGEFNGKTKAGDGVTSALLKQHGIQVFSEEEDWISLFQ comes from the coding sequence ATGATAGTGGTCAGCGCTTGTCTTGCTGGGTTGAAGGTCCGGTATAATGGTAGCCATCGATTAGATCAGCGAATCGAAGAGCTTGTGCAGGAAGGAAAGGCTGTGACAGTTTGTCCTGAACTGCTTGGCGGCTTCTCTACGCCTAGACCTCCCGCAGAAATCATTGGCGGAGATGGACATGATGTATTACGGGGACAGGCTGCTGTTGTAAATGTGCATGGAACTGATGTCACAGAGATGTATGTCAAAGGTGCGAAAACGGCGCTGGAACAGGTTCAGTCTCTGAAAGCAACAGCGGTTGTGCTAAAAGAGTATAGCCCTTCATGCGGGAGCCGAATGATTTACCAGGGAGAGTTTAATGGTAAGACAAAAGCGGGAGATGGTGTGACGTCCGCTTTGCTGAAACAGCACGGGATTCAAGTGTTCTCTGAAGAGGAGGATTGGATTTCGTTGTTTCAATAG
- a CDS encoding GNAT family N-acetyltransferase, translated as MKTEQHIAIRQLEEKIHLFSSAVNGTFLATDDFVLSNTHISTDTFNLLLPTSAQIKDPQKVKATIEYLQSQKLLFSTWVDHRLLHPDWTDLLKKYQLEEVERNTIMMLEQTEGIDPATSSPLTIKEVLDDQTLLDYKNIFIELFKESPEAIALENYFQRFSLEAIQSRARMFVGYADHKPVTTGLLLEATDSYGIYDVITKADHRGKGLGSDMFHYLLTQTDNKQKRVLLQASADGKNIYQRAGFQPIGEMVVFE; from the coding sequence ATGAAAACCGAACAACACATCGCCATTCGCCAATTAGAAGAAAAGATCCACCTGTTTTCTTCAGCTGTGAACGGAACCTTCCTCGCAACGGACGATTTCGTACTATCCAATACTCACATATCGACAGACACATTCAATTTGCTATTACCGACATCAGCGCAAATTAAAGATCCGCAAAAAGTGAAAGCAACCATCGAATACTTGCAGTCACAGAAACTATTATTTAGCACATGGGTGGATCACCGCTTGCTTCATCCTGATTGGACTGATTTACTAAAGAAATATCAGCTTGAAGAGGTTGAACGCAATACCATCATGATGCTTGAACAGACAGAAGGCATTGACCCAGCTACATCTTCACCACTTACAATCAAAGAAGTACTTGATGACCAGACACTGCTTGATTACAAAAATATCTTTATCGAGCTATTCAAAGAGTCACCGGAGGCTATCGCCTTAGAGAACTATTTCCAGCGTTTTTCGCTTGAAGCTATACAATCACGCGCTCGCATGTTCGTCGGATATGCAGACCACAAACCGGTCACAACAGGCTTATTACTCGAAGCAACCGATAGCTACGGTATTTATGATGTCATCACAAAGGCAGATCACCGCGGAAAGGGACTTGGCAGTGACATGTTTCATTATCTTCTAACCCAGACAGACAACAAACAGAAGCGCGTCCTGTTACAAGCATCGGCGGACGGCAAAAATATTTACCAACGTGCCGGCTTTCAACCAATCGGCGAAATGGTTGTTTTTGAATAG
- a CDS encoding MarR family transcriptional regulator, protein METKEQIVLKAIQDLIIHREKRRNDPTDPLITTTDTLKQDWTLTQLHILSMIQANPNESNNTFLSQQLKLSKPAITKAVKKLIDKGMVDYCHRQGDKKSVYYSLTEKGTQLAALHDELHEKAVASYLEFLQQFHEDELQVIERFLKAWKEKI, encoded by the coding sequence ATGGAGACTAAAGAGCAGATTGTATTAAAAGCGATTCAAGATCTGATTATTCATAGAGAAAAGAGAAGGAATGATCCAACAGATCCACTGATTACCACGACTGATACACTCAAGCAAGATTGGACACTCACACAGCTTCACATTTTATCGATGATTCAAGCCAATCCAAACGAATCAAATAATACATTTCTTTCTCAACAACTGAAACTATCAAAGCCCGCTATTACAAAAGCTGTGAAAAAACTAATCGATAAAGGCATGGTGGACTATTGCCACCGGCAAGGGGATAAAAAATCTGTCTACTATTCATTGACAGAGAAAGGCACGCAATTGGCGGCGCTGCATGATGAATTACATGAGAAAGCTGTCGCGTCCTACTTAGAATTTCTCCAGCAGTTTCATGAAGATGAATTACAAGTGATTGAGCGCTTTTTGAAGGCATGGAAAGAAAAAATATAG
- a CDS encoding DUF5301 domain-containing protein, with amino-acid sequence MKKWIIGLVVVILIGIGIYFMINAKTYSFNDVVSIDQNKVTSIQIEHDHKRVVLDKKEDIQKLLKELSDVTVKKTNEATKATKESYWIRVYENKKETYGLTFYDQAYLETYDFSKKKDQTSEYQIVDANQVDIGQYIK; translated from the coding sequence TTGAAAAAGTGGATCATTGGTTTAGTTGTAGTCATTTTAATAGGAATTGGTATATATTTTATGATCAATGCCAAAACGTACTCATTTAATGATGTGGTCTCGATTGATCAAAATAAGGTGACTTCGATTCAAATTGAGCATGATCATAAACGTGTTGTTTTAGACAAGAAAGAAGACATTCAAAAGCTGTTGAAGGAACTTTCAGATGTGACAGTAAAGAAAACCAATGAAGCCACAAAAGCCACAAAAGAGTCTTATTGGATCAGGGTGTATGAGAATAAGAAGGAAACATACGGTCTGACATTCTATGATCAGGCATATTTAGAGACATATGATTTTTCTAAAAAGAAAGATCAAACAAGCGAATACCAAATCGTTGACGCCAATCAAGTCGATATAGGACAATATATCAAATAA
- a CDS encoding MFS transporter, which produces MNWRVYLLAVSTFAVGLVELVVGGILPSLAEDLNVSLATAGQLITVFAIVYAISAPVLLTATAKIERKRLYLIALLVFTIGNVFTYFSSTFALVMISRVLIAMSTALVVVLSLTITAKLVEPAHRAKALGLIFIGISSSLVLGVPIGIFITESFGWRVMFLGISILSAISMVLIYFLLEKMPVEKVTPLREQIRALGHPKIFSAHLISLFMLAGHYMLYSYFTPFLMEVLHMTPFWISICYLVFGLASIGGNGLGGWLSDKLGSGKAILLVTIAFAVVLFIIPYTAGVFVLFMIMVVLWGALSWALTPALQSYLIQTDPVTSDIQQSLNTSALQIGISIGSAVGGVLFTMTGSSVDLAKFGAVFVLIAFSCAVISLKRPPLYMDRQHRAE; this is translated from the coding sequence ATGAACTGGAGAGTATATTTATTAGCCGTTTCTACTTTTGCGGTTGGATTAGTTGAGCTTGTGGTCGGAGGCATTTTGCCAAGCCTTGCAGAGGATTTGAATGTATCGCTTGCGACAGCTGGGCAGCTTATCACCGTATTTGCCATTGTGTATGCCATTTCAGCACCTGTGCTGCTGACTGCCACAGCTAAAATTGAACGAAAGCGTCTTTATTTAATCGCGTTATTGGTGTTTACAATAGGGAATGTATTCACATATTTTAGTTCGACCTTTGCCCTTGTCATGATCTCTAGGGTATTGATCGCAATGAGTACAGCGCTAGTGGTGGTGTTATCATTGACGATCACTGCTAAGTTGGTGGAGCCAGCGCATCGTGCGAAGGCATTAGGTCTGATTTTTATTGGGATTAGTTCTTCACTTGTTCTCGGTGTACCGATCGGTATTTTTATTACAGAGAGCTTTGGCTGGAGAGTGATGTTTTTAGGAATCAGTATTTTATCAGCGATATCGATGGTGCTAATTTATTTCCTATTAGAGAAAATGCCTGTTGAAAAAGTGACACCTCTTAGAGAGCAAATTCGTGCTTTAGGGCATCCGAAAATTTTTAGTGCACACTTGATCAGTTTGTTTATGCTTGCAGGTCATTATATGCTTTATTCTTATTTCACTCCGTTTCTAATGGAAGTTCTGCATATGACCCCGTTCTGGATTAGTATTTGTTATTTGGTCTTCGGGCTTGCATCTATTGGCGGGAATGGGTTAGGCGGTTGGCTTAGTGACAAGCTGGGTTCAGGGAAAGCCATTTTGCTGGTGACAATTGCGTTTGCGGTTGTGTTGTTTATCATTCCTTATACAGCGGGTGTGTTTGTCCTCTTTATGATCATGGTTGTCCTATGGGGAGCTCTTAGCTGGGCATTGACGCCTGCCTTGCAGAGCTATTTGATTCAAACAGATCCTGTGACGTCTGATATTCAGCAAAGCTTAAATACATCGGCTTTGCAAATCGGTATCTCAATTGGATCAGCGGTTGGCGGTGTCCTATTTACGATGACCGGTTCATCTGTTGATCTGGCGAAGTTCGGTGCAGTGTTTGTACTGATTGCCTTTAGCTGTGCGGTGATTTCGTTGAAGAGACCACCACTTTATATGGATCGTCAGCATCGTGCTGAATAG
- a CDS encoding iron-containing alcohol dehydrogenase family protein: MQPEDIVRSGPNQFISQKGIYHELDSLVSPSFQSPAVVTGYDSFHAFSQYTKLPPYWPVVQHKGYSSPNAITRIAEELQEADVIIGIGGGTILDTAKSVAEALQIEVIMVPTIPGTCAASTPLSVIYDEKGNFMRVDYHKRSSYLTLIDHTFLLSSPLSYLQSGIGDTLAKWYEAEAIIRNAKDSLPLMVHAALKQAVYVRDILVSHSEEAVHSLQTGQLSQAFADVTDTIITLAGTVGGYGGRYGRMAGAHAIHNGLTFIEETHHMLHGQKVAYGILVQLAAENRMSEVEELLELYETLGLPRNMRELGITAQLEEAAETVASHAARIDETFCLIGDYSKEQIVDAIQVIENVSAS, translated from the coding sequence ATCCAGCCAGAAGATATCGTCAGAAGCGGTCCAAACCAATTTATTTCTCAAAAAGGCATTTATCATGAACTCGATTCACTTGTTTCTCCATCCTTCCAGTCGCCCGCTGTCGTGACGGGATATGATTCATTTCATGCTTTTTCACAGTACACAAAACTTCCGCCATATTGGCCTGTTGTTCAGCACAAAGGATACAGTTCACCCAATGCCATCACTCGAATCGCGGAAGAACTGCAAGAGGCAGATGTGATAATCGGGATCGGAGGCGGCACGATTTTAGACACCGCCAAGTCAGTAGCAGAGGCTCTTCAAATTGAAGTGATCATGGTTCCAACCATCCCGGGGACATGTGCTGCATCTACACCTCTTAGCGTCATTTACGATGAAAAGGGGAATTTCATGAGAGTCGATTACCATAAGCGGTCCAGCTACCTCACCCTCATTGATCATACATTTTTGCTCTCGTCTCCTCTTTCCTACCTTCAAAGTGGGATTGGAGATACGCTGGCCAAATGGTATGAAGCGGAAGCCATTATTCGAAATGCAAAGGATTCCTTGCCGCTCATGGTGCATGCAGCACTAAAACAGGCGGTATACGTGAGGGATATTCTTGTTTCCCATAGCGAAGAAGCTGTCCACAGCTTGCAAACGGGTCAGCTTTCGCAAGCATTTGCAGATGTAACGGATACCATTATTACATTAGCTGGCACGGTCGGCGGCTACGGAGGACGCTACGGAAGAATGGCAGGAGCCCACGCCATCCATAACGGATTGACGTTTATTGAGGAAACGCACCATATGTTACATGGTCAAAAAGTGGCCTATGGCATTCTTGTTCAGCTTGCCGCAGAAAATCGAATGAGCGAAGTAGAAGAATTACTTGAGCTTTATGAAACACTCGGATTACCTAGAAATATGCGTGAGCTTGGCATCACAGCTCAGCTGGAAGAAGCCGCAGAAACAGTGGCAAGCCATGCTGCACGTATAGACGAAACCTTTTGCTTGATTGGAGACTATTCCAAAGAGCAAATTGTCGATGCCATTCAAGTCATTGAAAACGTATCAGCCTCATAA
- a CDS encoding aldo/keto reductase, protein MSGLTDTVTLANGVKMPKLGFGVWQVKDGDEAVNAVTDALEAGYRSIDTAAAYQNEEGVGKAIQQSGISRDDLFITTKVWNRDQGYEATLEAFETSMNKLGLDVLDLYLIHWPVEGKYKETWKALEKLYKDGRVRAIGVCNFHQHHLDDLLEEAEVVPMVNQIELHPKLTQEPLRDYCKEKGIHVEAWSPLGSGKLLNHPVLQDIAKKHDKSVAQVILRWDLQHGIITIPKSVTKSRIIENTQVFDFELSAHDMGVIDQLNEDERTGPDPDNFDF, encoded by the coding sequence ATGAGTGGATTAACAGATACAGTCACATTAGCAAACGGAGTAAAAATGCCGAAGCTAGGCTTCGGTGTATGGCAAGTAAAAGATGGGGATGAGGCTGTAAATGCAGTCACAGACGCTCTTGAAGCGGGCTACCGCAGCATTGATACAGCAGCTGCCTATCAAAATGAAGAAGGGGTAGGCAAAGCCATTCAGCAATCAGGCATCTCTCGCGATGATCTGTTTATTACGACAAAGGTGTGGAATCGTGATCAAGGCTATGAAGCAACACTTGAAGCCTTTGAAACAAGTATGAACAAGCTTGGGCTAGATGTATTAGACCTTTATTTAATTCATTGGCCGGTTGAAGGTAAATATAAAGAAACTTGGAAAGCACTAGAGAAGCTGTATAAGGATGGACGTGTTCGAGCCATCGGTGTGTGTAACTTCCATCAGCACCATTTAGATGATCTATTAGAAGAAGCAGAAGTTGTGCCAATGGTTAATCAAATCGAGCTGCATCCAAAGCTGACGCAGGAGCCTTTACGAGACTACTGCAAGGAGAAAGGGATTCATGTAGAAGCGTGGTCACCATTAGGCAGCGGGAAGCTGCTGAACCATCCTGTTCTTCAGGATATTGCGAAAAAACATGACAAATCTGTGGCTCAAGTCATTCTTCGCTGGGACTTGCAGCATGGTATTATCACCATTCCAAAATCTGTGACGAAGAGTCGAATCATCGAAAACACACAAGTCTTCGATTTCGAACTGTCCGCACATGACATGGGCGTCATCGATCAGCTTAATGAAGATGAGCGCACAGGTCCAGATCCAGATAACTTTGATTTTTAA